CCGACAGGATGGCCAGGGTCATCGGAGCTGTAGCCACCATCTTTAACCCGGAACTAGTCGTCATCGGCGGCGCTGTGGCAAAGTCCGCCGCAGTGCTGGTCGAACCCATCGCAGGGCTACTTGCAGAATTTACGGCGACCCCACCACGGATCGCCGTTTCTCCGCTGGGAGATTCGATAGTTGCTGTCGGAGCCACAAGGAGCGCACTGGACTACGTCGAGAAAAACAGCCTTGACCTGGAGTTACGCGGGGCGAGCCGGGCAGATAAGGGAACATGAACCTTGCCCATAAGGGCCAAAGTCCACTCCATACGGAATAGGCTCACTCCGAGACGCTCCAGTCCCGTCAAGCAAATCTCCAGATCGAGGACTAAATGTCCTGCTTCTCCCAGCTGGCAATAGTTCCATGACTCGTCCCTGGTCAAGAGCCCGATCGAAATCGTTTGAATCACACCCTCGCTTTAGAAGCGGTCATTTAGGGCTGATGGGCAACCCTCTTGCACGGAGTCCGATCAGGTTTGAAGTACCCCCAACCTGACGTCCAGTGACGGCTCGAACACCGTCAGATTAGGGTCCAATAGGGGTTCCCCTACTCCTTTGGGGAAGGATCCCAGATTCCAATCTGACAGAAGCCGCGAAAAGGCAACGGGCTTACTGGAAGCCACCTTCTGCCAAAAGCTTCGCCTCGTGGAGATTCTTGGCGGCGTTCATGAAAGCAGGGTCTTTGACCGCCCGGGGCTCAGGTCGAAGGGGACGTTTGCTTAGCCTTCGCACTCGATGCAGTAGGAACGGCCGTTGCTCTCGCGGGCCAGTTGGGACCGGTGCCTGACCAGGAAACAGGAATAGCAGGTGAACTCATCCGCCGCTTGGGGAATGACCTGGACGATGAGCTCTTCGGAGACAATCTCTCCCCCGGGGGTCAACCCGTTATCGAGGGCATCGGCTTCATCCAGTTCGGTGACGACGCTGCGGGCATCCGGAGCGTTCGCAGACTGCAATGCCTCCAGGGAGCGGTCCTGGGATTCCTTGACGTCGGAACGAACTTCGTCGTAATCAGTTGCCACTTGGGTGATTCTCATTTCTGACGTTTTGTCTGATGTTCTTTTCTGACGAGACTGCAACGCACACCAATGGGCCATTATTCCCGTGGCTGAGCCGGATGGACCGGCGCTGCCAAGGCAGGCTGCTGCACCCGCAGCTGTTACTCCGGGCGGCGGTTAAGCCGCAGCGTGAAATGGTTGGTTTGGCATTGATCGAAACCTGCAATCGTGGCCAGTCGTTGGCCCCCGCCCTGTGGGCAGGCTCATTCAGAGCCGTGCATTTCCCTTCTCCGGGACCGCTGCCCTGAGCCTTGAGCGCAGCGGTTGTGATTCCTGCTTTGCCAAGCGGTGGCACTGCTCGGCCGCCGCGGCCACATCGACTGCCTCGCCCGCCCCGAGACCCTCGAACGAGCAAACGTGAAAACCGTTCTGGCCCAACTCCAGGCCATCACAGCCAAACTCACCTCGCCCACGCCTTCTTCCTGAGAGACGGTGCCGACGTTCGTCCCGGCGCCTAAGTCAGCACGACGCCGTTCCGCAGGGGCGTTAGCCTCCGGCCCCGGTAAAGTGCTCGCGATGATATCGACTTGTGAGTGCAGCCACCTCAGTTCAAAAGGCATCTGGCGCCACCGGTCCCGGCCCCTGTCATGACGGCCGACGACCTGTACTACACCTCACCGGCCCGGGAGTGGCTGCAGGGTCTTCCCCTGGGCAACGGCCGCCTCTGCGCCATGGTGCTGGCCGGCCATACCCGGGTCCGGCTGCAAATCAACGACAGCACTGCGTGGTCAGGAAGCCCGCGTGAGCACCGGCGCGGAAGGCTGGACGCCGGAACTGCCGCCGCAGCCCTTGCCCGCGCGCGGGCAGCCATTGACCAGGGCAGGCCCGGTACTCGCAGGCATACCTTCCGTTTGTGAACGTGCTGAGGAAATCCCGGGATCCGGCGGCCTGGCGGAACGCGGCCTGTCGCTTGGAACGGCGTCACACAGAAGCCTGCATGCGGCCCCGGGCAACGGCATCCGGCAGAAGACGTTCGTCAGCGCCCCGGACGAGGTCCTGGTGCACCGCCTCCGCTCCGAATCCCCCACCGACGTCATCCTCCGCCTCCAGACTCCCCTGCGCCAGGCGCACTGCACCTCGGAACCAAGCTGCATCTGCCCGCGGTCCACCCGCCCTTCCAGATCGATGCCAACCTCGGGTTCACTGGGGCGGTGGCTGAAATGCTCGTACAAAGCGACACAAAGGGGCTCCGAATACTGCCGGCGTTGCCGGCGGAGCTGGCCTCAGGAAGGGTGAGTGGACTGGCGGCCGGCCCCGGAGTCACCGTTGGCCTTCGCTGGGAGCATGGCAACGTCGTCGAACTTTCCCTCGCGCCGCGGAACAGCGCAGCCGAAGGCATACATCAGGAGCGCATCGGAAACTGGACCGGTTCAGTAGAGTTGCGGCCGGGCTACCTGACCCGGCTGGTTCCCGCCGGGAACGGCTTCCCCGCCAGCCTAGTGCCGCTGCCCAATGCCGGCGCCCACCACTGCGCCGACGCCCAGACCCAAGGCGAAGCCGATGAAGGGGCTGTCAAAGGCAGCGAGCCCCACGGCTAATCCGACGGCGGCGCCCACCAGGCAGCAGATCCACAGCGGTTTGTTCATCGGGACTGATGCTACCTGCCGTTCCGGCCGGCACAGGGATCCCCCTGCCCCGCGGCCGCCGGTGCCTCAAGGTACACGTCAGCCGTCGTAGGCCTTCTGCAGCTCCGCGATGTCCAGCTTCCGCATTCCAAGCATCGCCTGCATCGCCCGCTGGGAACCCAGCGGATCGGACCCGGCAATAAGTGAGTTGAGCACCGACGGAACGATCTGCCAGGACACGCCGAAGCGGTCCTTGAGCCAGCCGCACTGGCTTTCGCTGCCGCCGTCGGTCAAAGCCGCCCAGTAGCGATCCACCGCAACCTGGTCCTCGCAGTCGACCACGAACGAAACTGCTTCGGTGAAAATGGCACCCCGAGCGCCGTTGAGCGCAGTGAAGGCACGGCCTTCGAGCTCGAATTCGACGGCGACGGCCTGCGCTTCCGGCCCCGGCGCACCTTCGAAACGTGAGACGTTCAAGATCCTGGAGTCGTCGAAAACCGAGGTGTAGAACGCGGCGGCCTGTTCCGCTTCGTTCTCGAACCAGAGGCAGGTTCCGATGGTGCGTGGCATAGGTTGCTCCCTTCCGGCTTGAGCCTAGTGGCGGTACCCGAAGGGCACAATGCTCCCACCTGCCGTCAGGGTTCCGGCGGTGCCGGCAGCTGGCTGACAAGCCCTACCGTGTTGCCCTCAACGGTGCAGCCGCGAATTGCTAGGCTCGAAATCATGACCCCTCCACTTCAGCGGCCCGTGCAGGCCGCTTCCAGCCGTCGGATTGCAGCCGCAGCGATCACGGACGCCGCCTTGATCCTGGTGTTCGCCGCAGTGGGCCGGGAGGCCCACCAACGGGGAGATGTGGTGGCCGGCGTGTTCCTGACAGCGTGGCCGTTCCTGGCCGGGGCAGCCCTTGGCTGGGTGGCCTCCAAGGGATGGCGGAACCCGCTCTCCGTGCGCCGGACCGGACTCTCCGTCTGGCTCGGGGCGCTGGCCGGCGGCATGGTGCTCCGGCTGCTCACAAACCAGACCGTAGTGCTGCCGTTCATTATCGTTGCCTTGCTCAGCCTGGGGCTGTTGCTGGTGGGCTGGCGGCTGGCGTGGGCAGGTGCGCGGCGGCTCCGCAAGACCTGACGCGCGCCGCGGAAGGTCCCGCCGGCTCCAGGGCCGGATGTAATAGGCTGGCAGCACCGAGAAGCTTGCCGGGCCCTGCTACGGCGCAACAGATCCGAAAGGATTAAACGTGATCACCGCATTCGTTCTGATCAAGACCGACGCTGCCCGCATTCCTGAAACCGCCGAGGAAATCTCAGCGATCGAGGGCATCAGCGAGGTCTACTCAGTGACGGGCGAATGGGACCTGATCGCCGTCGCCCGGGTGCGGCGGCACGAGGACCTTGCCGACGTCATCGCAGACCGGCTCTCCAAGGTGCCTGCAGTGGTCCACACCACGACGCATATTGCGTTCCGGGCTTACTCCCAGCATGACCTGGACGCAGCGTTCGCCCTCGGTTTCGAGTAGTAGAGCAGACCCCTCAGGGACGGGTCAGCGACACCCATTTTTCCAGGACCGCCGCGGCAGCGCCCGACCCGATGGATTCAGCCGCGCGCGCATAGGCGGCCCGCATCCGCTCGACCAATGGGCCTTCCGCGCCCAGGTCAAAAGCAACCAGGCCGGCGGCGGCGTTGAGGAGGACGGCGTCCCTCGCAGCGCCTTCCTTGCCCGCGAGGACTTCGCGGACCACGGCGGCGTTGGCCTGGGCGTCTCCGCCGCGAAGCTGCTCCACGGTGGCCCGCTTGATGCCGAGGTCCTCCGGGGAGAAAGACTGCTCCACTACGGTGCCGTTGCGGATCTCCCACACGGTCGAGGGCCCCGTGGTGGTGAGTTCGTCCAAACCGTCATTGCCGCGGAACACCAGGCCCCGGCTCCCCCGCTGTGCAAGGACGCCTGCCACGAGCGGCGCCATCCTGGCGTTGGCGACGCCGACTGCCGAAGCCTGCACCCTTGCAGGGTTGGTCAGCGGGCCCAGGAAGTTGAAGGCCGTAGGTATGGCCAGTTCCTTCCGCGGCACGGCCGTATGCCGAAAGGACGGATGGAATACCTGGGCGAAGCAGAAGGTGATTCCTGCCTCCTCCGCGTTGCGTGCCACCTGTTCGATGGACAGGTCCAGCCGGACTCCAAGGGCCTCCAGCACGTCAGCGGATCCGGACGACGACGACGCCGCGCGGTTGCCGTGCTTCACCACCTTCGCGCCGGCCCCGGCAGCGACCAGCGCCGCCATGGTGGAGATGTTCACGGTGTTGAGTTGGTCACCACCTGTACCAACAATGTCCAGCTTTTCTCCGGAGATTGATACCGGGTTGGCGTGCGCAAGCATCGCATCCACAAGGCCGGACAGCTCCTCCACGGTTTCGCCCTTGGCGCTGAGGGCAACCAGGAATCCGGCGATCTGGGCCGGCGTCGCTTCCCCGGACATGATGGTGTCCATGGCCCACGCGGTGCTGTCCGCCGTGAGGTCCTTGCCGTTGATCAGTGCCGAAATCAGCCGCGGCCAGGTGTTGCCTGCCAATGCTGCAGATGCCTGTGAAGTCACCTGCTGATGCTACCGAGGGAAGGCAGGGACTGACCAATATGAACGGGCAGGGGAAGTTTTCCGGCCGATTTCGCGTCTTTGTAGAAAAAGTCCCCCGAAAAGCCGGTTTGCGTTGGGCAGCACGGAGTTTTACAGACATAATGTCTATGTGACATCTGCGACCCATGCCCCCAGTACCCCGGCGCACCCCACGCTGAACCGCCCCAATATGGTTTCCGTTGGAACCGTTGTGTGGCTCTCCAGCGAGTTGATGTTCTTCGCCGGTCTCTTTGCCATGTACTTCACGCTGCGCTCCACGAGCGGCGAGATGTGGGCCGAAGAGACAGCCAAGCTCAACTTCCCCTTTGCGCTCGTCAACACGATCGTCCTTGTGGCCAGTTCCTTTACTTGCCAGATGGGCGTCTTCGCCGCCGAGCGGCTGCAGCCGCGCAAAACAGGGGGCGCCTTCCAGTTCGCCCGCTGGGGAATGAACGAGTGGTTCACCCTCACGTTCCTGATGGGTGCATTCTTCGTCGCCGGCCAGGCCACTGAATACGCGATGCTGGTTTCCGAGCACGTCTCGCTCTCTTCCAACGCCTACGGTTCGGCCTTCTACATGACCACCGGGTTCCACGGCCTCCACGTGATCGGCGGACTGGTTGCCTTC
This genomic interval from Arthrobacter sp. SLBN-100 contains the following:
- a CDS encoding DUF4193 domain-containing protein, producing the protein MATDYDEVRSDVKESQDRSLEALQSANAPDARSVVTELDEADALDNGLTPGGEIVSEELIVQVIPQAADEFTCYSCFLVRHRSQLARESNGRSYCIECEG
- a CDS encoding glycoside hydrolase N-terminal domain-containing protein, with translation MTADDLYYTSPAREWLQGLPLGNGRLCAMVLAGHTRVRLQINDSTAWSGSPREHRRGRLDAGTAAAALARARAAIDQGRPGTRRHTFRL
- a CDS encoding DUF3054 domain-containing protein → MTPPLQRPVQAASSRRIAAAAITDAALILVFAAVGREAHQRGDVVAGVFLTAWPFLAGAALGWVASKGWRNPLSVRRTGLSVWLGALAGGMVLRLLTNQTVVLPFIIVALLSLGLLLVGWRLAWAGARRLRKT
- a CDS encoding glycoside hydrolase family 95-like protein; the encoded protein is MLVQSDTKGLRILPALPAELASGRVSGLAAGPGVTVGLRWEHGNVVELSLAPRNSAAEGIHQERIGNWTGSVELRPGYLTRLVPAGNGFPASLVPLPNAGAHHCADAQTQGEADEGAVKGSEPHG
- the trpD gene encoding anthranilate phosphoribosyltransferase; amino-acid sequence: MTSQASAALAGNTWPRLISALINGKDLTADSTAWAMDTIMSGEATPAQIAGFLVALSAKGETVEELSGLVDAMLAHANPVSISGEKLDIVGTGGDQLNTVNISTMAALVAAGAGAKVVKHGNRAASSSSGSADVLEALGVRLDLSIEQVARNAEEAGITFCFAQVFHPSFRHTAVPRKELAIPTAFNFLGPLTNPARVQASAVGVANARMAPLVAGVLAQRGSRGLVFRGNDGLDELTTTGPSTVWEIRNGTVVEQSFSPEDLGIKRATVEQLRGGDAQANAAVVREVLAGKEGAARDAVLLNAAAGLVAFDLGAEGPLVERMRAAYARAAESIGSGAAAAVLEKWVSLTRP
- the ctaE gene encoding aa3-type cytochrome oxidase subunit III gives rise to the protein MTSATHAPSTPAHPTLNRPNMVSVGTVVWLSSELMFFAGLFAMYFTLRSTSGEMWAEETAKLNFPFALVNTIVLVASSFTCQMGVFAAERLQPRKTGGAFQFARWGMNEWFTLTFLMGAFFVAGQATEYAMLVSEHVSLSSNAYGSAFYMTTGFHGLHVIGGLVAFLLIMGRSFAAKKFGHFEATSAIVTSYYWHFVDVVWIGLFLVIYVLK
- a CDS encoding glycoside hydrolase N-terminal domain-containing protein encodes the protein MSTGAEGWTPELPPQPLPARGQPLTRAGPVLAGIPSVCERAEEIPGSGGLAERGLSLGTASHRSLHAAPGNGIRQKTFVSAPDEVLVHRLRSESPTDVILRLQTPLRQAHCTSEPSCICPRSTRPSRSMPTSGSLGRWLKCSYKATQRGSEYCRRCRRSWPQEG
- a CDS encoding VOC family protein; protein product: MPRTIGTCLWFENEAEQAAAFYTSVFDDSRILNVSRFEGAPGPEAQAVAVEFELEGRAFTALNGARGAIFTEAVSFVVDCEDQVAVDRYWAALTDGGSESQCGWLKDRFGVSWQIVPSVLNSLIAGSDPLGSQRAMQAMLGMRKLDIAELQKAYDG
- a CDS encoding Lrp/AsnC family transcriptional regulator: MITAFVLIKTDAARIPETAEEISAIEGISEVYSVTGEWDLIAVARVRRHEDLADVIADRLSKVPAVVHTTTHIAFRAYSQHDLDAAFALGFE